The Bacteroidia bacterium genome includes a window with the following:
- a CDS encoding HD domain-containing protein produces MNYSAALNDPVFHAIGKAADEAGVRAYIVGGWVRDLLLNKESKDIDIVCIGNGIELAEAFARKSGGITVSVFKNFGTAQVKINDLDIEFVGARKESYRRDSRNPVVENGTLEEDQNRRDFTVNAMSICLNAASFGEFLDPFNGRKDLAEKVLRTPLDPDITYSDDPLRMMRAVRFSCQLGFQIEEASLLAIGKNAGRIGIVSMERITEELNRIILSPAPGEGFRTLNESGLLPVIFPEFCKLKGVETVDDKSHKDNFYHTLEVLDNVSRVSTDLWLRWAAILHDIAKPQTKRYDKENGWTFHGHEDKGARMVPRIFARLKLPQNEKMKFVQKLVLLHLRPIALSKEEVTDSAVRRLLFEAGDAIDDLMLLCNADITSKNPNRVARYMRNFNLVREKLKEVEEKDRIRNWQPPVSGELIMKTFGIPAGKQVGIIKDAIREAILDGVIPNTYETAFGFMLQKGKELGLAPAQ; encoded by the coding sequence ATGAACTACAGCGCTGCGCTTAATGATCCCGTCTTTCATGCCATCGGAAAAGCAGCCGACGAAGCGGGTGTGCGCGCCTACATTGTTGGAGGATGGGTTAGAGATCTGTTGCTGAACAAAGAAAGCAAAGACATTGATATTGTATGTATCGGCAATGGTATTGAACTGGCCGAAGCTTTTGCGCGGAAGTCAGGCGGTATCACCGTGAGCGTTTTTAAGAATTTTGGTACCGCCCAGGTTAAGATCAACGATCTGGATATTGAATTTGTAGGTGCAAGAAAAGAATCGTACAGGAGAGATTCCCGTAATCCGGTGGTGGAGAACGGAACATTGGAAGAAGATCAAAACCGCCGCGACTTCACCGTGAATGCCATGAGCATCTGCCTGAATGCCGCATCTTTTGGTGAGTTTCTTGACCCCTTTAACGGCAGGAAAGACCTGGCGGAAAAAGTGTTGCGGACACCGCTGGATCCGGACATCACCTACAGCGACGATCCGCTGCGGATGATGCGCGCCGTGCGCTTTTCCTGTCAGCTGGGATTCCAAATAGAAGAAGCGTCCCTTCTTGCAATCGGAAAAAATGCAGGCCGGATCGGTATCGTTTCCATGGAGAGGATCACGGAAGAACTTAACAGGATCATTCTGAGTCCGGCTCCCGGAGAAGGATTCCGGACTTTAAATGAGTCCGGACTGCTGCCGGTTATTTTTCCGGAATTCTGCAAACTAAAAGGCGTTGAAACAGTTGACGACAAATCACACAAAGACAATTTTTATCACACGCTGGAGGTTCTGGACAATGTTTCACGCGTTAGTACGGATCTGTGGCTGCGATGGGCAGCCATTCTACACGACATTGCCAAGCCGCAAACCAAACGATATGATAAAGAAAACGGATGGACCTTTCACGGGCACGAAGATAAGGGCGCACGAATGGTGCCCCGGATATTTGCACGTTTGAAGTTGCCGCAGAATGAAAAAATGAAATTTGTACAAAAACTGGTACTCCTTCACCTGCGGCCGATCGCACTCAGCAAGGAAGAAGTAACAGACAGTGCGGTGCGCCGCCTCCTGTTTGAAGCAGGGGATGCCATTGACGATCTCATGCTTTTGTGCAATGCCGACATCACCAGCAAGAATCCAAACCGGGTAGCCAGATACATGCGTAATTTTAATCTGGTAAGGGAAAAGCTGAAAGAAGTAGAAGAAAAGGACCGGATCCGGAACTGGCAACCGCCGGTGAGCGGCGAACTGATTATGAAAACCTTCGGAATACCCGCGGGAAAGCAGGTCGGCATTATCAAAGATGCTATCCGGGAAGCAATCCTTGACGGGGTGATTCCGAACACCTATGAGACGGCGTTCGGGTTCATGCTTCAGAAAGGAAAAGAACTTGGCCTTGCCCCTGCGCAGTGA
- a CDS encoding (d)CMP kinase, which yields MKLTIAIDGYSSCGKSTLARSLASRIGYKYIDTGAMYRAVTLFCMQNGIIKPEGSFDAGEIVKALPSIDIGFLYDPRKKSSDTLLNGSNVEHDIRTMEVSSLVSPVSAIPEVRTKMVALQRRMGKGKGVVLDGRDIGTNVFPDAELKIFMTAETEVRVQRRFDELHAKGSRATLAEVRENLMARDQEDTTRKTNPLRKAADAVVLDNSDLDKEEQLQFVLRLVQERIQ from the coding sequence GTGAAACTCACTATCGCCATTGACGGTTATTCTTCCTGCGGTAAAAGTACACTGGCGCGCTCCCTGGCTTCCCGCATCGGCTATAAGTACATTGATACGGGAGCCATGTACCGGGCAGTAACACTTTTTTGTATGCAAAACGGAATCATCAAGCCCGAAGGTTCCTTTGACGCGGGAGAAATAGTAAAGGCGCTTCCCTCTATTGATATCGGCTTTTTATACGACCCGCGAAAGAAATCTTCGGATACACTTCTCAACGGATCGAATGTGGAACATGATATACGTACCATGGAAGTCTCATCACTGGTGAGTCCGGTTAGCGCCATCCCGGAGGTGCGAACTAAAATGGTGGCACTTCAGCGCCGGATGGGAAAGGGGAAGGGAGTGGTGCTCGATGGCCGTGACATTGGAACCAATGTTTTTCCGGATGCGGAATTAAAGATTTTCATGACAGCGGAAACCGAAGTGAGAGTGCAACGCCGGTTCGACGAATTGCATGCCAAAGGATCGCGTGCGACACTGGCGGAAGTAAGGGAAAACCTGATGGCACGTGATCAGGAAGACACAACCCGTAAAACAAATCCGCTCAGAAAGGCGGCGGACGCGGTGGTATTGGATAATTCCGATCTGGACAAGGAGGAGCAGTTACAGTTTGTGCTGCGGCTCGTGCAGGAAAGGATTCAGTGA
- a CDS encoding glycosyltransferase family 4 protein: MKIGFDAKRAFTNASGLGNYSRSLIKALAALPQGDELHLYSPRDKGGEFSDWCKTHPGVIVHTPGSLIDRRLKARWRSYVITRLLQKEEISIYHGLSNELPFNIQRFKGKKVVTVHDLIFIRHPELYPFLDRTIYNKKCRHACHTADVVVAVSEQTKKDLEELYFLPETRIRVIYQSGDEAFHRPVASADTENVLKKYGLPRDYILHVGTIEDRKNLITVVRAMERVKDIPLVVVGKKKGAFRKVSERIREAGLTRRVFFLEDVAQQELPAIYSGASVFVYPSLIEGFGIPIIEALGAGIPVIASRGGCFPEAGGPGSCYVDPLNAEELAAAISEIAESAVRRNQMRTEGLEYVKRFRPEMAAAQMTRLYHTL; this comes from the coding sequence ATGAAAATAGGATTCGATGCCAAGCGGGCTTTTACCAATGCGAGCGGACTGGGTAATTATTCCCGTTCACTTATCAAAGCCTTAGCCGCCCTGCCGCAGGGGGATGAGCTGCACCTGTACAGTCCGCGCGACAAGGGAGGAGAATTCTCTGACTGGTGCAAAACGCACCCCGGTGTTATTGTACACACGCCGGGTTCACTCATTGACCGCAGACTGAAAGCACGCTGGAGATCCTATGTGATCACCCGCCTCCTGCAGAAAGAAGAAATCAGCATTTATCACGGACTGTCCAACGAACTTCCGTTTAACATTCAGCGTTTTAAAGGAAAAAAAGTTGTGACGGTGCATGATCTTATTTTTATACGGCACCCTGAGCTTTATCCGTTCCTTGACCGGACGATTTACAACAAAAAATGCCGTCACGCCTGCCATACGGCAGATGTAGTAGTGGCAGTAAGTGAGCAGACAAAAAAAGATCTGGAGGAGCTGTATTTCCTTCCTGAGACACGGATCAGGGTAATTTATCAGAGCGGGGATGAAGCCTTTCACCGGCCGGTTGCATCCGCTGACACAGAGAACGTCTTAAAAAAATACGGTTTACCCCGCGATTACATTCTGCATGTTGGGACGATAGAAGACCGAAAGAATCTGATCACGGTGGTGCGGGCGATGGAAAGGGTAAAAGATATTCCGCTGGTGGTGGTGGGAAAGAAGAAAGGAGCTTTCAGGAAAGTAAGTGAGCGGATCCGGGAAGCCGGGCTCACGCGGCGGGTATTCTTTCTGGAGGATGTAGCACAGCAGGAACTTCCGGCCATTTATTCCGGCGCCTCCGTGTTTGTCTATCCCTCACTCATTGAGGGATTTGGGATTCCCATCATAGAAGCACTGGGTGCCGGCATACCGGTGATAGCATCCCGCGGCGGATGTTTCCCTGAGGCGGGCGGCCCCGGAAGCTGTTACGTAGATCCGCTCAACGCAGAAGAACTGGCAGCGGCCATTTCGGAGATTGCGGAATCCGCGGTGCGGCGTAACCAAATGAGAACAGAAGGACTTGAATATGTAAAACGCTTCCGGCCCGAAATGGCCGCAGCACAAATGACACGTCTTTATCATACGCTCTAA
- the gcvT gene encoding glycine cleavage system aminomethyltransferase GcvT codes for MLQTALAAKHIALGAKMVPFAGYNMPVSYSGLNDEHLTVRTAAGIFDVSHMGEFILEGKGALELIQRVTSNDASVLTAGKAQYSCLPNEKGGIVDDLLVYCLGPEKYLLVVNASNMEKDWKWISGHNSGGVKMTDISGETALLAIQGPKATAALQKLTAVDLSSIPYYHFAVGEFNSVEGVIISNTGYTGAGGFELYFPNAHAEKMWDSILAAGKEFGMKPAGLGARDTLRLEMGFCLYGNDINDETSPLEAGLGWITKFTKNFTNSAALKVQKEKGVSKKLVGFEMVDRGIPRHDYEITDAAGVVIGKVTSGTQSPSLQKGIGMGYVNKSHAPSGSEIFIKVREKALKATVVKIPFYKAG; via the coding sequence TTGCTTCAAACCGCCCTGGCCGCAAAACACATTGCACTGGGAGCGAAAATGGTTCCCTTTGCAGGGTACAATATGCCCGTATCTTATTCAGGGCTGAACGATGAACACCTCACCGTTCGAACCGCAGCCGGCATTTTCGATGTTAGTCATATGGGCGAGTTTATCCTGGAAGGGAAAGGTGCCCTGGAGCTCATTCAGCGTGTAACCAGTAATGATGCCTCCGTTCTTACTGCAGGGAAAGCACAGTATTCCTGCCTGCCGAATGAAAAAGGCGGTATCGTGGATGATCTTCTGGTGTATTGCCTGGGTCCGGAGAAATATCTTCTGGTGGTGAATGCGTCAAATATGGAAAAAGACTGGAAGTGGATTTCCGGTCATAATTCCGGGGGAGTTAAAATGACGGATATTTCCGGCGAAACAGCTCTGCTGGCTATTCAGGGCCCGAAAGCTACGGCCGCTTTACAAAAACTTACGGCGGTTGATCTTTCTTCCATTCCGTATTATCATTTCGCCGTAGGCGAGTTCAACAGTGTAGAGGGAGTGATTATTTCTAATACCGGGTACACGGGTGCCGGCGGCTTCGAACTTTATTTTCCCAATGCACATGCAGAAAAGATGTGGGATAGTATTCTTGCGGCGGGAAAGGAATTCGGAATGAAGCCGGCAGGTCTTGGCGCACGCGATACATTGCGTCTTGAAATGGGATTTTGCCTGTATGGCAATGATATCAACGATGAAACATCACCGCTGGAAGCCGGCCTCGGCTGGATCACGAAATTCACAAAAAACTTTACCAACTCCGCCGCACTGAAAGTGCAAAAGGAGAAAGGAGTAAGCAAAAAGCTGGTGGGATTCGAAATGGTAGACCGCGGAATTCCCCGTCACGATTATGAAATTACGGACGCCGCCGGTGTGGTGATAGGCAAGGTTACTTCCGGAACGCAATCCCCTTCCCTTCAAAAAGGCATCGGAATGGGATATGTGAATAAAAGTCATGCTCCTTCAGGAAGCGAAATTTTTATCAAAGTGAGAGAGAAGGCATTGAAGGCAACGGTGGTGAAGATCCCTTTCTATAAAGCAGGCTGA
- a CDS encoding peptide deformylase yields the protein MILPIVGYGDPVLRKVAREIRKDHAGLDRFITDMFETMYNASGVGLAAPQVGKDIRLFVVDASVYAEDDEADDGLTTDEERRKLAGFKRVFINAVMLSEEGEEWPFNEGCLSIPKIREDVHRLPKIVLQYHDENFKKQEEEFDGLAARIIQHEYDHIEGKLFTDRISPLRRRMIKGRLDDIIKGKVQVDYKMKFANAR from the coding sequence ATGATTTTGCCAATTGTGGGATATGGTGATCCGGTACTCCGGAAAGTTGCCCGTGAGATCAGGAAAGATCATGCCGGACTCGACCGGTTTATTACGGACATGTTTGAGACCATGTACAATGCCAGCGGAGTGGGATTGGCCGCGCCCCAGGTAGGAAAAGACATCCGGCTTTTTGTGGTAGACGCCTCCGTATATGCTGAAGACGACGAAGCGGATGACGGCCTTACAACAGATGAGGAAAGGCGAAAGCTTGCCGGCTTTAAAAGAGTATTCATCAACGCTGTTATGCTTAGCGAAGAAGGAGAAGAATGGCCCTTCAACGAAGGATGCCTGAGTATTCCAAAAATCCGGGAAGATGTTCACCGGCTGCCAAAGATCGTTCTGCAGTACCACGATGAAAATTTCAAAAAGCAGGAGGAGGAATTTGATGGCCTTGCGGCCCGTATCATACAGCATGAATATGATCACATCGAAGGCAAACTCTTTACCGACCGCATCAGCCCCCTCCGCCGGCGGATGATCAAGGGAAGACTGGATGATATCATCAAAGGGAAAGTGCAGGTGGATTATAAAATGAAATTCGCAAATGCAAGATGA
- a CDS encoding 2,3,4,5-tetrahydropyridine-2,6-dicarboxylate N-succinyltransferase — protein MKEIIEKAWENRDLLKEAEVRRAIESVIEGLDLGKIRVAEPGNGGWIVNQWVKKAVILYFPIRQMETMEAGPMEFHDKMKLKHGFAALGVRVVPHAIARYGAYLAKGVILMPSYVNIGAYVDAGTMVDTWATVGSCAQIGQNVHLSGGVGIGGVLEPLQASPVIVEDGCFIGSRCIVVEGAHIGKEAVLGANVVITGSTKVIDVTGTSPVEYKGKVPPRAVVIPGSFSKIFPAGEFQVPCALIIGQRKQSTDLKTSLNDALRDHQVAV, from the coding sequence ATGAAAGAAATCATCGAAAAAGCCTGGGAAAACCGGGATCTTTTAAAAGAAGCAGAAGTTCGCCGAGCCATTGAATCGGTTATTGAAGGGTTGGACCTCGGAAAGATTCGTGTGGCCGAACCCGGTAACGGCGGGTGGATTGTAAACCAGTGGGTAAAGAAGGCAGTGATCCTGTATTTTCCGATCCGTCAAATGGAAACGATGGAAGCCGGTCCGATGGAATTTCACGATAAAATGAAATTAAAGCATGGCTTTGCCGCGCTGGGCGTACGTGTGGTACCTCATGCCATTGCCCGATACGGCGCATACCTTGCGAAAGGGGTGATTCTGATGCCGAGTTATGTTAATATCGGAGCCTATGTGGATGCAGGCACGATGGTAGACACCTGGGCAACGGTGGGATCCTGCGCTCAGATCGGCCAGAATGTACACCTGAGCGGAGGGGTAGGAATCGGAGGCGTTCTGGAACCCCTGCAAGCCTCGCCGGTGATTGTAGAAGATGGATGTTTTATCGGTTCCCGCTGCATAGTGGTGGAAGGAGCCCACATCGGAAAGGAGGCGGTACTGGGAGCAAATGTAGTGATCACGGGATCCACAAAAGTAATTGATGTTACAGGAACATCACCCGTGGAATATAAAGGGAAAGTTCCCCCGCGTGCGGTGGTGATTCCCGGAAGCTTTTCGAAAATATTCCCGGCAGGGGAATTTCAGGTACCCTGCGCACTGATCATTGGTCAGCGGAAACAAAGCACGGACCTGAAGACTTCCCTCAACGATGCACTGAGAGACCATCAGGTAGCTGTGTGA
- a CDS encoding glycosyltransferase family 4 protein produces the protein MSRKKILVLTPYPVGCAPSQRLKFEQYYASWEKEGYTVHTLSFVTPAFWKILYSKGNVGKKIRYTLTGYLRRVIHLFKLPAYDIVYVHLWVTPLGLPGFERAVRLLAKRLIYDIDDLIFLGHVSEANQWTLRFKGRLKALYLMRKADHVITCTPILDEFVRKYNKKTTDISSTINTEVYRPKTDHALRGTPVLGWSGSHSTSRFLHLLAPVLRELAKELDFKLLVIGDGDFQIEGVNVEAMEWPGTGEVKELARIDIGLYPLPEERWVLGKSGLKALQYMGLGIPVIASAKGANFRIITDGENGFLVKTPEEWKNRILLLLKDQSLRERLGNAGRVTVEEQFSVIANTDRYLAVLRDE, from the coding sequence GTGAGCAGAAAAAAAATACTCGTGCTTACTCCGTATCCGGTTGGATGCGCGCCCAGTCAGCGCCTGAAGTTTGAACAGTATTATGCATCCTGGGAAAAGGAAGGTTATACGGTTCATACGCTTTCATTTGTTACTCCCGCTTTTTGGAAAATACTTTATTCCAAAGGAAATGTTGGAAAGAAGATACGCTACACGCTTACTGGTTATTTGCGCCGGGTTATACACCTGTTTAAACTCCCGGCCTACGATATCGTTTACGTACATCTCTGGGTAACACCGTTGGGACTGCCGGGCTTTGAGCGGGCGGTTCGCTTGCTCGCAAAAAGACTGATCTACGATATTGATGACCTGATTTTCCTGGGGCATGTGAGCGAAGCCAATCAATGGACGCTTCGTTTCAAAGGTCGTCTGAAGGCGCTGTATCTGATGAGAAAGGCGGACCATGTGATTACCTGTACACCCATCCTGGATGAATTTGTACGGAAATACAATAAAAAAACCACGGATATTTCCTCCACAATCAATACGGAAGTCTACCGGCCTAAAACGGATCATGCGTTGCGGGGAACCCCGGTGCTCGGGTGGAGCGGCTCCCACAGCACTTCCCGTTTTCTGCACCTGCTGGCACCTGTTCTCCGGGAACTGGCAAAGGAACTGGATTTTAAATTGCTGGTAATCGGTGACGGGGATTTTCAAATCGAGGGGGTGAACGTGGAAGCAATGGAATGGCCGGGTACGGGTGAGGTGAAGGAACTGGCCCGTATTGATATCGGACTCTATCCCCTTCCGGAGGAGCGCTGGGTGCTGGGCAAGAGCGGACTGAAGGCACTTCAGTACATGGGACTCGGTATTCCGGTGATCGCTTCCGCAAAGGGAGCCAACTTCAGGATTATTACCGACGGCGAAAATGGCTTTTTAGTGAAAACGCCGGAAGAATGGAAGAACAGGATTCTGCTGCTGCTGAAAGATCAGTCGCTGCGGGAAAGGCTGGGCAATGCCGGGAGGGTAACAGTGGAGGAGCAGTTTTCCGTAATCGCCAATACGGATCGCTATCTCGCCGTACTCCGGGACGAATAA
- a CDS encoding tetratricopeptide repeat protein: MKKLLLILTGISGIFLFSCSGGENQPELSPRDSLVRKIDTIEMRITELKASNKLDKKLASAALEAYTQFAATYKTDSLTPWYLYKAADIASAALGDHKKAVDLYDIILAGHKKFPKYPDCLFLAGFISQDKLQNGIKAKEYYDELIRDFPDHDFVDDAQAMISFFGKTDEEIIREFEKKNQEMQKK; this comes from the coding sequence ATGAAAAAACTGCTCCTCATTCTGACAGGTATTTCCGGAATCTTTTTGTTCTCATGCTCCGGAGGAGAAAACCAGCCGGAGCTTTCGCCGCGGGATTCGCTGGTAAGAAAAATTGACACGATCGAGATGCGGATAACAGAGCTGAAAGCATCAAACAAGCTGGATAAAAAACTGGCATCTGCCGCACTGGAAGCATATACTCAGTTTGCCGCTACCTATAAAACGGACTCGCTTACTCCCTGGTATCTGTACAAGGCGGCGGATATTGCTTCAGCTGCCCTCGGCGATCACAAAAAAGCCGTCGATCTGTATGATATTATTCTCGCCGGGCATAAGAAATTCCCCAAATACCCCGATTGTCTTTTTCTGGCCGGATTTATCAGCCAGGATAAACTGCAAAACGGAATTAAAGCAAAGGAATATTATGATGAACTCATACGGGACTTTCCGGATCATGACTTCGTGGATGATGCGCAGGCTATGATCTCTTTCTTCGGAAAAACGGATGAGGAAATCATACGGGAATTCGAAAAGAAGAATCAGGAAATGCAGAAAAAGTGA
- the ruvX gene encoding Holliday junction resolvase RuvX — translation MGRIMGIDYGTKRVGVAVTDPLGIIAHGLTTLHPNELFDFLKQYFSREKVDAVVVGEPKGLDGKETDATLHANLFVKRLTGSFPQMKVERLDERFTSRLAKKAILASGLKKKQRKNKALVDEVSATILLQDYLEITK, via the coding sequence ATGGGTCGTATCATGGGCATAGACTATGGTACCAAACGGGTAGGGGTTGCCGTGACCGATCCGCTGGGTATCATCGCGCACGGACTTACTACCTTGCATCCCAATGAATTATTTGACTTTTTAAAGCAGTATTTCTCAAGGGAAAAGGTGGATGCGGTGGTGGTGGGAGAACCCAAAGGTCTGGATGGGAAAGAAACCGATGCCACCCTGCACGCAAACTTGTTTGTAAAGCGGCTCACAGGCTCTTTTCCGCAGATGAAAGTGGAAAGACTCGATGAAAGGTTTACTTCCCGGCTGGCGAAAAAAGCCATTTTGGCGTCAGGACTGAAAAAGAAACAAAGGAAAAATAAAGCCCTGGTGGATGAGGTAAGTGCAACCATTCTCCTTCAGGATTATCTGGAAATAACAAAATGA
- a CDS encoding threonylcarbamoyl-AMP synthase, with protein MIQECLKVLRGGGVILYPTDTIWGLGCDATNKKAVERLFLIKQRSEGHPLIVLASDDRMINRMVPDAPAASWDIIEQHEGPVTIVYENAGWVAPNVLGSDGTCGIRLVKDEFCRTLIHKFQRPVVSTSANISGNRAPENYEEISPRIKEAVDFIVPLRQLEKNLPPPSPVILIRNNGEVKVLRK; from the coding sequence GTGATCCAGGAATGCCTGAAAGTACTTCGGGGAGGAGGCGTTATTTTATATCCCACCGACACGATCTGGGGCTTGGGCTGCGACGCCACGAATAAAAAGGCAGTGGAACGCTTATTTCTCATCAAGCAACGCAGTGAAGGGCATCCCCTGATTGTGCTGGCATCGGACGACCGGATGATCAATCGCATGGTACCCGATGCACCGGCCGCCAGCTGGGACATTATAGAACAGCATGAAGGCCCTGTAACCATTGTATATGAGAATGCCGGGTGGGTAGCGCCGAACGTGCTTGGATCCGACGGTACCTGCGGCATACGGCTGGTAAAGGATGAATTCTGCCGGACCCTGATTCATAAATTTCAGCGGCCGGTTGTGAGCACGTCAGCCAATATCAGCGGTAACCGCGCACCGGAAAATTACGAAGAGATTTCTCCCAGAATAAAAGAAGCCGTTGACTTTATTGTCCCCTTGCGGCAACTCGAAAAAAACTTGCCTCCCCCTTCTCCTGTTATCCTGATCAGAAATAACGGCGAAGTGAAAGTACTCCGGAAATGA
- the porQ gene encoding type IX secretion system protein PorQ: MRNLRLFVTCFFLGTFFSFKAQTGGDNTFEFLNLTLSARSCALGGYTLPTKDDDINLVYDNPSVLSNRLHNQLSLSYINYFGDVNYGYTAYAREFKKVGTFAAGLMYADYGKFKETDVTGEVTGSFFASDYCFHISYARPLDSMFSVGASLKTIYSVYEDYWSGGNVIDLSAIYSRESKNFTAAVIIKNIGRQWKGYTPGVIEPMPFEIQAGITKKPKHAPFRMSLILTHLEKWDLTYTDPANPPVTEDPITGEPLKERKLAKFTDKAMRHLHVSTEMILTKNFHIRLAYNYRRRKELLTETKPGLVGFSFGFGMKINRFQISYGHGNYHLAGGTNNFTITTNLADFIRKPSI; the protein is encoded by the coding sequence ATGAGGAATCTGCGCCTTTTTGTTACCTGTTTTTTCCTCGGAACCTTTTTTTCTTTCAAGGCTCAGACGGGCGGTGATAATACGTTTGAATTCCTGAATCTCACATTGTCGGCACGATCCTGTGCGCTGGGGGGATATACACTTCCCACCAAAGACGACGATATCAATCTGGTGTACGACAATCCGTCTGTCCTGAGCAACAGGTTGCACAACCAGCTTTCTCTGAGTTATATTAATTATTTCGGCGATGTCAATTACGGCTATACTGCCTACGCCAGAGAGTTTAAAAAGGTGGGCACCTTCGCTGCTGGACTGATGTATGCCGATTACGGAAAATTCAAAGAAACAGATGTCACCGGAGAGGTAACCGGTTCTTTTTTTGCGTCGGATTATTGTTTTCACATATCCTATGCGCGCCCGCTGGATTCCATGTTTTCCGTGGGTGCTTCGCTCAAAACAATTTATTCTGTATACGAGGATTACTGGAGCGGAGGAAATGTAATAGACCTCAGCGCTATTTATTCCAGGGAATCAAAGAATTTTACCGCGGCGGTAATTATCAAAAATATTGGCCGGCAGTGGAAAGGGTATACGCCGGGAGTGATTGAACCTATGCCTTTTGAGATTCAGGCAGGAATTACAAAAAAGCCTAAACACGCCCCTTTCCGAATGTCATTGATACTGACCCATCTGGAAAAATGGGATCTCACCTACACCGATCCGGCCAATCCTCCTGTTACGGAAGACCCCATCACGGGCGAACCGCTGAAAGAGCGGAAGCTGGCAAAATTCACGGATAAGGCCATGAGGCATCTTCATGTGAGCACAGAGATGATTCTCACCAAAAATTTTCATATCCGGCTGGCCTATAATTACCGCCGCCGAAAGGAATTACTCACTGAAACAAAACCGGGTCTGGTGGGATTCTCCTTCGGATTCGGTATGAAGATCAATCGGTTCCAGATCAGTTACGGCCACGGCAACTACCACCTTGCCGGCGGCACAAACAACTTTACAATTACTACCAATCTGGCAGATTTTATACGAAAGCCATCTATCTGA
- a CDS encoding 2-phosphosulfolactate phosphatase — MPEQKKIDACFSPYLYPIYRDTESVVVVIDILRATSAICIAFEYGVEKIIPVATVEEAKHWKEKGFLAGAERDAVKVEGFDFGNSPFDYNGPHVKGKSIVLTTTNGTQALDAAKDAYKVVVGSFLNIGALCEFLLKENRNVLLLCSGWKNKFNLEDALFAGAVTEALSARAKKFKMGDACLALKYLYQMAEKDPVKFLSNASHKERLASLNLKKDIRFCLTPNQTGIIPVLKDGALVRLM, encoded by the coding sequence TTGCCGGAACAAAAGAAAATAGACGCCTGTTTTTCGCCGTACCTCTATCCGATTTACCGGGATACAGAAAGTGTGGTGGTGGTTATTGATATCCTGCGTGCTACCTCTGCCATCTGCATTGCGTTCGAGTACGGGGTAGAAAAAATTATTCCGGTGGCCACGGTGGAAGAAGCAAAACACTGGAAGGAAAAAGGATTCCTTGCCGGAGCAGAACGTGATGCCGTGAAGGTGGAAGGGTTTGATTTCGGCAACTCCCCGTTTGATTATAACGGTCCGCACGTGAAGGGCAAAAGCATTGTGCTTACCACCACCAACGGAACGCAGGCCTTAGACGCCGCCAAAGACGCATACAAGGTAGTGGTGGGATCGTTTCTGAATATCGGCGCATTGTGTGAGTTTCTCCTCAAGGAAAACCGGAATGTTTTGTTACTGTGCTCCGGGTGGAAGAACAAATTTAACCTGGAGGATGCCCTCTTCGCCGGCGCTGTCACGGAAGCACTCAGCGCAAGAGCAAAAAAGTTTAAAATGGGAGACGCATGCCTCGCACTGAAATACCTTTATCAGATGGCAGAAAAGGACCCCGTTAAATTTCTTAGTAATGCTTCCCACAAAGAACGGCTGGCTTCTCTTAACCTGAAGAAGGATATCCGCTTCTGTCTAACTCCCAACCAAACCGGTATTATTCCCGTTTTAAAAGACGGCGCGCTGGTTAGATTGATGTAA